In the genome of Scylla paramamosain isolate STU-SP2022 chromosome 10, ASM3559412v1, whole genome shotgun sequence, the window caggaaaaatatattgtatttgCTCTGAATTTGTTACCCAAGCTCTTCATATAattgtgtctgtctatttctcctGAAATATATTTACTGTACTGGGGAATAGCATACTCGTTCCTGTTTTGTTCAGGTTTCCTCATTGTTGCAGGCTTACTGATACTCCTCATCTTTATGTAGGTATTACTCTGGAGCTTCACTAGAACGTCAAGGAATACATATATAGATGGATGGAATGTATAAAAAAGCTAATTGAAAAGAGCATGAAAAGATTCCGCAGCATTGTTTGTACGCTTGGTATGTGAGGGGATTTCAGCCCAAAGCACTTGAGGATATCTTGAGTTTAGTGATATATAATTGTCAACAAGACAGTCCGCAAAACGTGTACCTCTATCATCCTGAGGTGCATCTGCCATAAGCTCATCCACAAAGTAATCTTTAACTTTCTTAGGGTCAATGAAATGCAATCCAAACGATAATTTTAGCCACTGGCCAATGTCACTGTTGTTGTCCTTGTACTCATTACCTAGTCCGAGATTCTGAATTTTTCGCTACCATGCCTGTCCCAAATGGAATCTGCAACATTTGATGACAGTCGTTGGATATACGTCTCTTACGACAGTGAGCATGGCAACTTCAAAATCTGCATGTATCACTGAGGGTTTTAGGAGCAGATTCCTAGCTGAACAAATATCAATCAAACACGTCCACATATTTCTATAAATCTCCTCAGACTGACCTGGTAATAAGGCATACACTAACGGAACATAATGCCTATTACATAATCCATGTATGGTGTACAGCTGATAAAAGAACTTAGGACAACATTTAAAAGTCCCATCTACAAAGATCTCATCAGTGTTTGTCAAAAATTCTAGAGTTGTTGTACATGAAAGAATAACCAAACCTGTCTCAGGATTATTTTCCAGGATAAAATTTTCCCCCTTTGGTTGTAGAAGTAGTCATAGAATTAAGAGCCTGGTGTAGTTCCTGACGAGTTTTAGGTAATACTGGAAACACTTTTCGCCTTTCTCTGTATAATGATTGTGCAATCGATCTTATATCAATAGATTCAAGTTCACTGTCAGAATTTTTGTAGTTCAATTCTAATTAGCTTTGAAGGCCTTGCCATCAAGTTGTCAGTTGCCTTAATTTTCACTGTTACACGTGTTTGctctttctagtttttttttttttttttttatctgtcatgATTGTCCTCACATTGTATTGGAGTAATTACTTCAGTCATTGTGCTGTCTGTTTTAAGTCGAcctttacattttttgttcGTACATCACCATGATATGGATCCATCAGTCAGTGGGCTAtcatctccatatatatatatatatatatatatatatatatatatatatatatatatatatatatatatatatatatatatatatatatatatatatcctgcaTTAAGCACTTCTTGCCTCTGTTGGTCTTAGAAATGATGAACTCCATATACtggacagcacagcacagcacagcacaggatGAAAACAACGGACTGACTGACCATCAAGGTGTAATCAACCGGCTACAACGACAGTGAACACTTTGTGAATCATTAAGGCACACTAAACGAAACTTATTGAAATAGCGAGTCAAAAGGGAATAATCTTGGCGCGCTTTTGTAACTACATTAAGAATGAGTTTCGAACTCGTTAATCTTTTCAAACCCGCGCTTTTGTAGTGCGCCCGTTAGGTCTGTAAAGCAtgtttttatttgctttctttttattttgtaacCTGACTTGtcgagtaaaagagagaaaataatgatcattaagtttctttgctttcctctGAATAAGTATTCAGTATGATTAATGTTATAAACTTATAGGCACTTCTTTTGTGTGTCTATCGACAGTATGTACAGCAGAGTATTAAAAACATCACAGAAGACTTGAGCAACTTCAAGATGGCGTATGTCAACCATGAAGACATTTGCAATTGTTTCCAAGGTGACACTCTCCTGGCTATTCAGGCTCCCTCAGGAACGCAGCTGGAGGTACCAGTCCCTCAAATGGTCAGTTTTGTGCTGTGTGTACTTGCCTTTTAAATAGGTTGtgatttcatatatttcttgctttattagttttttttttttttttttttttttttttttttttttttttttttttttttttcttctccagtaCATCATGATAAAATGTGTAATGTTTCAGTGTATGAAATGACTAAGTAAATAGAGTTGTCTCTTTTTCAGGTCAATGGAGACAAGAAGTATCAGATTCACCTCAAGTCTGAGAGTGGACCGATCTATGTATTGCTAGTCAACCAAGATCAGGAACACACTCCACCTCTTGTTGTACaggtacatacatgcatacatacatacacacctgtATCTCTGCCCCCAAGATAATGCAGAAAGTTTGTGCAGACCAGATCAGATTTAATCCCATGACTAGAATATTCATTGAAGCATACATCAGAGTAATTAATCATGTGATCTTACAGGTTCCCCCTCCTGCTGGTGCCCTGAAGCCTGAACCTGAGAGAAAGGGAGTCAAGAGAGCAGCCTCCACACCCCCAGCCCAACCCTCTCCACCTCGCTCTCGCTCCACCCCACAGAAAGGCATCACAGCTCACACCCCCACCTCTGTGTCTAGTCCCTCACACCCAGAGGTACACATTCTTTGGTGTTGCATGAacagttttagtttttttgagtATTGCTTCCATATCTGTATTGTTGCAGTGTTTCAGCATTACATGTGAAAGGCAGCTCTTGATCCATATtacatgtttgcagatgatatGTATCCAGATATTTTTTGTGTATACTATTGATTAGGAAGTATAGTAtgtggatggtgatggtggtgaaagcaTAGGTGCCAAGAGGATAAGGTGAACAGCTGCATGTGAAAGCAAAGAATGAAAGTGGCAGCCAACAGAGAACTTAGATGTTTATGTTGTTCAGAGTGGTGATGTAGCCGAGACAGCGCCAGTCTCCCGGAGGGTGCCACGCAAGGCCTCTGCAGGTGTGAGCAGCGTGACTGAGGCGTTGGCACCAAGAAGAGCACGCAAGAGGCAAGAAGCAGCCGCAgcggcagctgcagcagcagcagcagcaaaagtgtCACTTTGTAAGTGTACATGTTGAAGTGATGGTATGAAGTAAGGGATAGACATCAAAATAAATTGGTTTTAAAaacatatttcatttattatgtTAGGAGATCTCTTTCTGCAGCCTCATGATGTAGGAGAGGTCTGGGGTTAGCATGCTTGCTTTGTAGCTGAGAGCACCCAAGTTAAATTCCCAAGCCAAATAGAGATATCATATATTTCGGTGTATAAGACAGCACTTGAATCATCCTATAAAAGACACATAAAGCAGGTTGTCCTATACGTCAGATACTAaaacaatgaccttaaaattttaTATAAATTGTAATGggttttttaattgattttactTTATAGTATGACTTGGGAAAGTTAAACTTAGTGAAATAGGAATCTGTGTGGAACATATTCCTGTTGAAAAGAGAAGGTGAGTCTCTCCAGCTTGCAATGTTGTATAGTGACAAAGTCCACATACAGTGGAACTTCAGTTACCAAATGCCTCCCCTTTCAAACAAAtcggtttttgaacaaaattttcaACTCATttgcttcagttgccataccataatttggttcttgaataaagttacttgatttcagatactataagacaaaggaaaggatgctgcttattactaatttatagtttctataagtatttccttcatttttatgtgTTTGGAGGAGaaacggggggggggggtgaaacAAATTGTCTGAAAAAAGTTATATGTGATCCCGTTGAAGAGCCTTGATGTAAGCAGTTTTTCgatgctcaggagtaatcctgagccacctgtggccCTCAAAAACCCACAACTCCATCACAGCTGCATTCTCTCAGTAGCTTTtctcagcagcaagatgtctaagtgtaaTGATCACTGTCATTTTGCTCCTCCCTTTGTCACTGTGTAAGGCTTCCTTTCACTAGATTGGTGATATATgtagagaatacctgcatggtctaaacagtatcttttgatgagttctgtgtcactaagttcattcatttcatccttTCTGAATAAATAATTTTAAGCAAAAtatgttgtggagcagccatcaTGGCATAAGCACTcaacaagaaataagggaagctgcaagaagtgaccaggcttacacgtggcagtctctttatgaaatatacttacctatttccatctattatccccatccataaacctgtctattcttctcttaaagctccctaatgttccagcactaacaacatgattactgagtccgttccactcatctaccactctatttgagaaccaatttcttcctatcttcttcctaagcctaaattttttaagcttgaacctgttatttcttgttctaccctggttgctcatcctaagaatttttgcttacatcccccttgttataacccttataccacttaaagacttctatcaggtcccctcttaacctacgtctctctaaaaaatgtaaatttaacagcttcaatcttgccttgtaaggaatactcctcatcccctgtatccttttagtcattctcctttgtactgattttaatctttcctgtaatgtggggacaaGAACTGCACaccgtagtctagatgaggtctgaccagcatcAAGTATAACTTTATTATTtccagccttctacttttaaaactcctaaaaatgaatcctagtaccctatttaccctgtttctggcctctatgcattgttttcctagacggagttcagagctaactatgactcctaaatctttcttgtaccctgtacctaccagaggcAGTGGAAGGGTCTGTCATAAGCCGCAAAGACAGGGTGGATGGGTGTCCAGGAACAGATTGattcattttacattgatttctcTAGAGAAAAAAGTTTCAGTTTCCGAACATTTTGAATTTCGAACGACATTCGGAACAAATTAAATTtgagaactgaggttccactgtactgaaaaaaaaaatgaagaacataagtgtatctaatcaaaagaaacatgattatatatatatatatatatatatatatatatatatatatatatatatatatatatatatatatatatatatatatatatatatatatatatatatatatatatatatatatatatatatatatatatatatatatatatatatatatatatatatatatatatatatatatatatatatatatatatatatatatatatatatatatatatatatatatatatatatatatatatatttatttatttatttatttatttatttatttatttatttatttttatttttatttatttatttatttatttatttttttttttttgtaggaaggacactggccaagggcaacaaaaatccaataaaaaaaaaagcccactgaaatgccagtcccataaaagggtcaaagcagtagtcagaaattgatggataagtgtcttgaaacctccctcttgaaggaattcaagtcataggaaggtggaaatacagaagcaggcaggaagttccagagtttaccagagaaagggacgaatgattgagaatactggtaaactcttgcgttagagaggtggacagaataagggtgagagaaagaagaaagtcttgtgcagtgaggccgcgggaggaggggaggcatgcagttaacaagatcagaagagcagttagcataaaaatagcagtagaagacagctagagatgcaacattgcggcggtgagagagaggctgaagacagtcagttagaggagaggagtttaggctgaaaacagtcagttagaggagaggagttgatgagatgaaaagcttttgattccaccctgtctagaagagcagtatgagtggaacccccctcccagacatgtgaagcatactccatacatggacggataaggcccttgtacagagttagcagctggggggggtgagaaaaactggcggagacatctcagaatgcctaacttcatagaagctgttttagctagagatgggatgtgaagtttccagttaagattataagtaaagaacagaccaaggatgttcagtgtagaaggaggggacagttgagtgtcattgaagaagaggggatagttgtctggaaggttgtgtcgagttgatagattgaggaattgagtttttgaggcattgaacaataccaggtttgctctgccccaatcagaaattttagaaagatcagaagtcaagcgttctgtggcttccctgcatgaaatgtttactcctgaagggttggacgtctatgaaaagacgtggaaaagtgcagggtggtatcatcagcgtagaagtggataggacaagaggtttggtttagaagatcattaataaataataagaagagagtgggtgacaggacagaaccctgaggaacaccactgttaatagatttaggagaagaacagtgaccgtataccacagcagcaatagaacagtcaggaaggaaacttgagatgacgttacagagagaaggatagaagaagtaggaaggtagtttggaaatcaaagctttgtgccagactctatcaaaaacttttgatatgtccaaggcaacagcaaaagtctcaccaaaatctctaaaaataTAGAAGATATAGCCGACAGCTCGACACACAGATGGTGCAAGGCAagggtttgtttatgtttgggaaaattGATCATACCACACTTTGCCTACCCATAATTTTATACCTTATTCATCCATCTGACCTTTTttcatgaaaatgtacaaaagcACCTGGTGGGaattttatttttaggtttAGTTTTGTGCTTGAAGATGAAGGTATTATATTCATTGTACTGGTATATCACTATCTCACTGAGCTAAACTTTACCACAGATGGTTTGGTAGTTTGGGTGTTGTCTTATACCACCATTATCAGCTAAAACCATGAAGTTCAAACCAAAATTTGGGAGTCGTTTTATCCACCAAAATATACAGTAATTTGTACTTAGTGCCTCCACTCTGTAGGGTCCCCATCAAGATGCCATTAAACACTGTGGCATGGTATTTGGCATAAACTCCCTAACCAATGGGGGAGGCCTTTCCTGTGCTCTGGAATCATATAAGTTGATGATAATCTATTACTCGTATTTTTCATTTCTACTAACCATTTCGTACTCTTTCTCCATTGctagttatattttcttttttttatagatttatCTTTGTctaatatatataatgaatcaCTTCTCAAGCCTCAGATGTGGTGGTGAAGCAGGAAAGTATAGAGGAGATGCTGCCTGTCTCACTCATCAACATCAAacaggagaggcaggaggagatCAGTGCCAGCCCTCCCACACATCGTACTACAGGTACAgttcttgtgttgtgtgtgtcacATACAATGTTATCAGTGCATTTACTTACTGATGGTGACTCATTGGGAGTGCTTAAAATGTAGTATTACAGTTCAAGGATAATTTCAGAGAAGTTAggtagcaatatatatatatatatatatatatatatatatatatatatatatatatatatatatatatatatatatatatatatatatatatatatattattttattttttttttttttttttttttttttttttttttctgtgtcattattatcatgtaTACTGAAGATATACATATTAGGAAAGATTACATCTGAAGTGGGCAGTTGAGTGAATATGAAATATAGCAGTAACTTGACTGGCAAATGTGTTTTACAGATACCATACTATCAACCACCGGAGATAATTCAGTAGAGGAATTAATATCTGCAGAAGGTAAGTTATAAGAATACAACTTGAAATGTAGTGATCCATGGAGCTTAAGCATGTAGAGATGTGTGGAGACTCCAAGCATTGGAGCATAGTACTTTTTATGCTTGTACAGAGGAATTGTTTCTTGAAGTGGAGTTTTGTTTGCTGacagacgaggaaagaaaagaatttgaGCATGTCGAGATGTCTTATGAAGTCCAGTATTTTCAAGATAAATGTGGAAAAATAAGGATGATTATAAGTAATGTAGACAGCAATTAAAAGAATGGGATTTGGTTCCATGgattagcaaaaaaaataataataataatttcattcTATATACCGAGTGTAAAAAGTAATACTATTAATAAGAATGTTTGTTAAAGTGTTTTCAAAATTATATTcttgtcctttcagtgtttgcGCCTCTGCTGCGGCTGAGCCCTCCTCCTTCTGAACGGGACTACATGTTCAACTTAGATGATACTGAGGGTGTGTGTGACTTCTTTGATGTTCCTATTCTCAGTTCACTGAGTGCTGATCTCCAGTAAGCAGTTATGTAAGAGAAATTCTAAGTCACTGAACAGTACATTTCCATTTCCCAGAATAAGCAACTTGCTTCATTACCAAGATAGTTTGGGTTGGAGGACACAGTGGAAGCCAATACTGTGGAATCTGTTTCAGTAGAATGTCTTGGTTTAATGACTCCTGGGTGtaaaatgtttaattttttatttatttattttttcctgtttatttctttattttttgtagagATCAAGGAAGTAAAGTATTTTAACACTGGAACTTATTGAGAGGTTATCTGCCTTCAGCAGTAGGGTGAAGTTTTCGAGATTAGAGATTTTGATTTACTTTTTAAcacaatgaagaaatgaaatcaGCTTTAGTGGCAGTGGCTGTCAGGTGTGAGTGCCTGTTGTGTGGCTGTCTAGTTGACTCACTGAAGTAATTATGTTAGCAGCATCATTATTGTGTAAGATAATTCATGCATTCCATAAATTAATTTCTTGCCAGACCTCAGTAATGTACTGACTAGACcaaagataataatagtggCACAGACAGTGTCAAATGGTCTTGCAGTTATAATGTAAACAGTTTTTAAATTTAAATGTTAATTTACCCTGATGTTTTCCAGAaaaggacaaagagaaagatatgGGTAACTACATAAATATTTGCCAAAGTAATGTTTGGATTACAACATAATTTTTAAATCTAATGTGATCTTTTTGAGATTTGCTAGGTGCTATAATAATATTGCTTTTTCACGACCTTCAAAGACAAGATTTAGGtattgttaattgtttttgTGCCCTCAGTAAAGCATAAGGGAATTGGACTTGGTTATTAAATCCAGTAAGAATTTAATGCTTTTCAAGAAGGTTAATATTGTATGAGGTGTTAAATTTGAAAATTGAAGGGCATTTGAAAGTCTTCTCTATATGCCACTGAACTGCCAGTGTCATTTATCCAGTCCTGTTGAAACTTTGCACTAAGTGTGAGGGATGGGACAGTGGATGAGGCATCACTGCACACCCGTGATACAGACACTAGATCAGCTCTGCACTGCTGTTTTGCCCGCTGGGTAATGCAATGACCAGCCAGTGTGAACTAGGGATGAATGTTCAAAATGATAAGCTGTGATTGTAAACATGCATGTGCAgtgttagtgttggtggtgtgtggaCAAATGACTTTTCTTCACCGTCAGCCATGTTATTTAtgtggagaaatggaggaggcaAAATTTTGTggatttctttatttatttccaatTTGGATGAATGGCCATTGTTAGAATTAGGCAATGTACTTGCTTTCAGTTGACTTGTACACTCAGGTTGTTGACGAATGTAAACTGATCCATGTTACGTTTTGTTGAGTTGGTGGAGCATGTATTAGTGTGAATGCAAGTATTATTCCCTTGTGTAAGcaagacaaatatatatattttttgaaagAATTTTTGAttacagacaaaataaaaaaaatgaatttcatGGTTATTGCATTTACCAAAGCATGTTTTACCTTCTCAGGTAATGTTCTCTGATATATTGCTTATTAGCATCTCAAGCTCCTCTCATATGTCAGAATGTGCTTGTAGTCTCAAACTACATAAAGGAGCTTTTCTAAACATTGCAAACCAAAGACCTTTTGTCTAACATTAAGAATGAGGCCAATTTGGCTCATAAAAACTTTGCCACCTCTGCTGTACAGTTATGAGGTGTCAGCACAAGTACAAAGGGCTAAAGATTAATGTGGACTCAGCTCTGCCTAGTGTTATAAGGTTGTATCTCTGCAAGACAGGAAATTTTGTGGAACAGAGCTGAGACTACAATTATTCTGGAGCTACACAACTGTAAACACGTACAACTTCCATAGTTGTTGTTGACTGCTTTGGttcactcatatatatatatatatatatatatatatatatatatatatatatatatatatatatatatatatatatatatatatatatatatatatatatatatatatatatacactggaTCCTTGTTATATGCCTCCATAGCTAGAGAATTCAATTTCAGCCCCCTCAAAAATTACTTTCTCAAAGGAACACCTTTTCATGTTTGCTTCAAGTAAATGTTTTATTACATACTTTGACACATTGAATATAAAATTTTTGACTTGTCACcagataacatttttttttataatttatgatACTTCTGATTTTAAAAATAGATTattaacatctcatctctaatcCGGTCTTCTCAACTTTCCTACTGTTTGTGAGAAACTTACCTTTATGAAGCCTCTTCTTTCTTAATAATTTGAGGTGGTACATAGACATCCTAACACTTGGGGCATTTCATGTGTGGATCATTTGATTTTCTTCAAGTTTTTGCACTATTTTTACAAACTTAAAAGAACTTACAAGGACTTGTGAGGCTTGTTGAAGACCTGTTCTTATGTAATATCTTTGCTAGGAGTAAAACATCCaagcaaacaaatgaataagcCAGAACAAAAGATGCAATTGAAATCACTCACTCATTGAGGTGTTAACA includes:
- the LOC135104288 gene encoding transcription factor E2F5-like isoform X2, with the protein product MADIPPSRQEKSLGLLTSKFVSLLQEAEDGVLDIKSAADQLAVRQKRRIYDITNVLEGIGLIEKKSKNSIVWKGGGPGSNTQEFTDRASMLKEEISELDQHEKMLDQHKQYVQQSIKNITEDLSNFKMAYVNHEDICNCFQGDTLLAIQAPSGTQLEVPVPQMVNGDKKYQIHLKSESGPIYVLLVNQDQEHTPPLVVQVPPPAGALKPEPERKGVKRAASTPPAQPSPPRSRSTPQKGITAHTPTSVSSPSHPESGDVAETAPVSRRVPRKASAGVSSVTEALAPRRARKRQEAAAAAAAAAAAAKVSLYVVVKQESIEEMLPVSLINIKQERQEEISASPPTHRTTDTILSTTGDNSVEELISAEVFAPLLRLSPPPSERDYMFNLDDTEGVCDFFDVPILSSLSADLQ
- the LOC135104288 gene encoding transcription factor E2F5-like isoform X1, which translates into the protein MADIPPSRQEKSLGLLTSKFVSLLQEAEDGVLDIKSAADQLAVRQKRRIYDITNVLEGIGLIEKKSKNSIVWKGGGPGSNTQEFTDRASMLKEEISELDQHEKMLDQHKQYVQQSIKNITEDLSNFKMAYVNHEDICNCFQGDTLLAIQAPSGTQLEVPVPQMVNGDKKYQIHLKSESGPIYVLLVNQDQEHTPPLVVQVPPPAGALKPEPERKGVKRAASTPPAQPSPPRSRSTPQKGITAHTPTSVSSPSHPESGDVAETAPVSRRVPRKASAGVSSVTEALAPRRARKRQEAAAAAAAAAAAAKVSLSSDVVVKQESIEEMLPVSLINIKQERQEEISASPPTHRTTDTILSTTGDNSVEELISAEVFAPLLRLSPPPSERDYMFNLDDTEGVCDFFDVPILSSLSADLQ